A genomic region of Alnus glutinosa chromosome 11, dhAlnGlut1.1, whole genome shotgun sequence contains the following coding sequences:
- the LOC133882499 gene encoding peamaclein, which translates to MKLFFATLLLCSLLLCSSFLEPVMAYSEFCTKKCSDRCSKAGVQDRCMKYCGICCEECKCVPSGTYGNKHECPCYRDKKNAKGKPKCP; encoded by the exons ATGAAGCTCTTCTTTGCCACCCTTCTGCTTTGTTCTCTTCTCCTATGCTCCTCTTTCTTGGAGCCTGTCATGGCTTATTCAG AATTTTGCACGAAGAAGTGCTCAGACAGGTGCTCAAAAGCAGGGGTGCAGGATCGGTGCATGAAGTACTGCGGGATATGCTGTGAGGAGTGCAAGTGTGTTCCCTCTGGGACTTATGGGAACAAGCATGAGTGCCCTTGCTACAGAGACAAGAAGAATGCCAAGGGCAAGCCCAAGTGCCCTTGA
- the LOC133881871 gene encoding thioredoxin domain-containing protein 9 homolog: MENSKVQEILEKQVLTVAKAVEEKLDDEIFALDRMDMDDIEALRERRLQQMKKMAEKRSRWISLGHAEYTEIPSEKDFFAAVKASDRVVCHFYRDNWPCKVMDKHMSILAKQHIETRFVKINAEKSPFLAEKLKIIVLPTLALIKKAKVDDYVVGFDQLGGTDEFSTEELEERLAKAQVIFFEGESSLNPSRSGSQARRSVRQSAKSDSSDSE, encoded by the exons ATGGAGAACTCCAAGGTTCAAgag ATTCTGGAGAAGCAGGTGCTGACAGTGGCTAAGGCGGTGGAGGAGAAGCTGGACGATGAGATATTTGCGCTAGATCGGATGGACATGGACGATATAGAGGCACTGAGGGAGAGGAGGCTGCAGCAGATGAAGAAGATGGCGGAGAAGCGGAGCCGTTGGATCTCCCTCGGACACGCAGAATACACCGAGATCCCCTCCGAGAAGGACTTCTTTGCCGCCGTCAAGGCCAGCGACCGCGTCGTCTGTCACTTCTACCGCGACAACTGGCCCTGCAAG GTGATGGACAAGCACATGAGTATATTGGCAAAGCAGCATATAGAGACACGTTTTGTGAAAATCAATGCTGAGAAAAGTCCATTCTTGGCGGAGAAGCTCAAGATCATTGTTTTGCCAACCCTTGCCCTCATAAAGAAGGCCAAAGTAGATGACTATGTG GTAGGATTCGATCAGCTTGGTGGGACAGATGAGTTTAGCACAGAGGAACTGGAGGAAAGGTTGGCTAAAGCTCAAGTTATCTTTTTTGAGGGTGAATCATCACTGAATCCGTCAAGATCTGGTTCACAGGCCAGAAGGAGCGTCAGGCAAAGCGCAAAGTCAGATTCATCAGACTCAGAGTAA